Proteins encoded together in one Monomorium pharaonis isolate MP-MQ-018 chromosome 8, ASM1337386v2, whole genome shotgun sequence window:
- the LOC105828790 gene encoding CREB-regulated transcription coactivator 1 isoform X13, producing MANPRKFSEKIALLNQKEAQDSAAFEAIMKEVSNVTSRTMLSNLEDMQHNPVYRSDNRSRSMGVGPMRSRPMEKRHDTSPYSGVPYLSPPPPDTWRRTNSDSALHQSANEACQSTSAIPHRRDQHAMIGSGSDNRDSHGFIERPRSSCEMPRVPGINIYPSSQPPGQQIPIGNNTGSLPDLSNVHFPSPLHTPLDQEDHSSSTPFSNSPQTSSPTNLSSPTSLAQAGRLSFSQDPSSVQQGVALENSTSTSQQDLQSYPQQPAPTATSHSPTAGHYIYQQPHSPVPQSPVSTPADEVGHFENYYRNKTSQQQQQQHQQSQLNSLGSYRSTQSVNRPSPQSSPSLTVQGSPLSYSNNPSAPPSPTGHPGPPSLTSDAIDQNTYFINQAQAAALQQDFEQFTMGLEWPKFAQQLMELGCTWTQIEMDTPVQANTIGTFIGSPNHTTNYTQNDVINVGGELGSGDTGYFSTSPQMAYQPATTTTTATQQLTPQTPNTPTIILTDFSGADDLTNPEFVKDLGTAMMGDFDPEMFPSDDALRQGLDPIDVDGLQMLADPTMVISDSSAEAHFRLDRL from the exons ACGATGCTCAGCAATCTGGAGGACATGCAACACAACCCTGTGTACCGTAGCGACAACAGGAGCCGGAGTATGGGGGTGGGACCTATGCGATCTCGCCCGATGGAGAAGAGGCACGACACATCGCCGTACAGCGGCGTGCCATACCTGTCGCCACCGCCACCCGATACCTGGCGGAGAACGAACTCAGATTCCGCTTTGCACCAGAGCGCCAACGAGGCTTGCCAATCAACCTCCGCCATCCCTCATCGACGAG ATCAACACGCTATGATCGGAAGCGGCAGCGACAACAGAGATTCTCATGGCTTCATCGAACGACCAAGATCCTCGTGCGAAATGCCTAGAGTGCCTGGGATTAA caTATATCCGAGCTCGCAACCACCGGGGCAGCAAATACCGATAGGCAACAACACGGGGTCGTTGCCCGACTTGAGTAACGTACACTTTCCGTCGCCACTTCACACGCCTCTGGACCAGGAGGATCATTCAAGTAGTACGCCGTTCAGCAAT AGTCCTCAAACGAGCAGTCCCACAAACCTGTCCAGTCCAACCAGCTTGGCACAAGCTGGTAGGCTCTCCTTTTCACAGGATCCGTCAAGCGTCCAA CAGGGTGTGGCACTGGAAAACAGCACAAGTACTTCGCAACAGGATCTTCAGAGTTATCCGCAGCAACCGGCACCGACGGCGACGTCTCACAGCCCGACTGCTGGCCATTACATTTATCAACAACCGCACAGTCCTGTACCGCAAAGTCCAGTTAGTACGCCAGCCGACGAAGTCGGACatttcgaaaattattatcgTAAT AAAACATcacagcaacagcaacaacaacatCAGCAATCACAGCTCAATTCGTTGGGATCGTATAGATCCACACAGTCGGTGAACCGGCCGTCGCCGCAATCGTCACCTAGTCTAACCGTTCAA GGAAGTCCCTTAAGTTATAGCAATAATCCATCGGCGCCGCCTAGTCCTACAGGACATCCGGGTCCACCCAGCTTGACGTCCGACGCTATCGATCAGAATACTTATTTCATCAATCAGGCGCAAGCGGCGGCCCTCCAGCAGGATTTCGAACAGTTCACAATG GGACTG GAGTGGCCCAAATTTGCGCAGCAGCTGATGGAACTCGGTTGCACCTGGACGCAGATAGAG ATGGACACACCGGTGCAGGCGAACACTATTGGGACATTTATCGGCTCACCAAATCACACTACGAATTATACACAG AACGACGTGATTAATGTTGGAGGCGAATTAGGAAGCGGGGACACAGGATACTTCAGCACGAGCCCACAAATGGCGTATCAACctgcgacgacgacgaccacTGCTACTCAGCAGCTAACACCGCAAACTCCAAATACACCTACGATTATTCTCACAG ACTTTTCTGGTGCGGATGATCTTACGAATCCGGAGTTTGTAAAAGATCTCGGGACAGCAATGATGGGTGATTTTGACCCGGAAATGTTTCCATCGGATGATGCCCTCAGACAGGGCCTCGATCCGATCGATGTAGATGGTTTACAAATGCTTGCTGACCCTACAATGGTTATATCGGATTCCAGCGCCGAAGCCCATTTTAGATTAGATCGActttaa